GGGCACGGAATACGGCAAGCCCCAGGCATTCACGTGGAACATGGGCACGACGGGCAGCACCGTATCGGAGGCGCGCACGTTCAGGCCGCTGGGCATGGCCGACGCATACGCGTGCAGCACGGTCGAGCGGTGCGAATACAGGGCGCCCTTGGGGTTGCCCGTCGTGCCCGACGTATAGCACAGGGTGGCAGCCGCATTTTCGTCGAACAGGGGCCACGTGTAATCGTCCGAATGCGTGGCGATCAAGTCTTCATAGCACAGCAGGTCGGGGATGGTGCTGCTGGCGGGCATGCGTTCGCGGTCGCACATCAGCACGAAGTGACGGACGAAGGTGCAGTCGGCGGCGATCTTTTCCACCACGGGCAAAAAGGTCAGATCAAACAATAAAACCTGGTCTTCGGCATGGTTCGAGATGTAGGCGATCTGGTCGGGAAACAGGCGCGGATTGATCGTGTGCAGTACGGCGCCCGAGCCGGACACGGCATAGTACGCTTCCAGGTGCCGGTAGCCATTCCAGGCCAGCGTGGCGACGCGGTCGCCCATGCCGACACCGAGGCCATGCAAGGCGTTCGCCAGCCGGCGCGCGCGCTGGTGGCAATCGCGGTAGGTGTAGCGGTGCATATCGCCCTCCACCCGCCGCGAAATGATTTCGCTGCCTGCATAATGACGCGCTGCAAACTCGATAATGCTGGAAATCAGCAGGGGCTGATTCATCATCTGGCCCATCACTGGACTCAAGGGAAATGCCGACATCGTGTCTCCTGGGCTGGCTACTCGGTTATTGTAGGAATTTAAAGATTTTCCCTAGTTTCGTACGGTCGTGCGGAAATCGTCAACGCATTTCGATATTGCATTGCAGCATGGAATTTCTGATTCCGTTTTTGCCGTGCGGGCGTCCGGCACGAACCTTCGCGCCGTGCGGTAAAATCGCATTCCAGGCTGGCGCACCGTGCCGGTCCATCTTACTGACTGGAATTGCCATCACCGCTCATACCTTACCACTGGATAACGCCTTTGCGGCCTTGCCGCCCGCGTTCTATACGCGGCTGATGCCCACGCCCCTGCCCGCCCCGTATTTCGTGGCCGCCAGTGCGCCGGCAGCAAGCCTGATCGGCCTCGATGCGGCGCGCCTGGCCGAGCCCGGCTTTGTGGAGCTGCTGAGCGGCAATGCCGTGGCCGAGCGCTCGCTGCCCCTGGCGGCCGTGTATTCGGGCCACCAGTTCGGCGTCTGGGCCGGCCAGCTCGGCGATGGCCGCGCCATCTTGCTGGGCGATATCGCCACCGAACATGGCCCGATGGAGCTGCAGCTGAAAGGCGCCGGCGCCACGCCGTATTCGCGCATGGGCGACGGACGCGCCGTGCTGCGCTCGTCCATCCGCGAATTCCTGTGCTCGGAAGCCATGGCGGCGCTGGGCATACCCACGTCGCGCGCGCTGTCCATCATGGGTTCGCAGCAAGGCATCATGCGCGAAACCGTCGAGACTGCCGCCGTCGTGACGCGCATGGCGCCCAGTTTTGTTCGCTTCGGCTCGTTCGAACACTGGTTTTACCGCAAGAAACCGGACGAGCTGAAAATCCTCGCCGATTACGTCATTGACAGCTTCTACCCCCACTTGCGCGCTGCGGCAAATCCATACCAGGCCTTGCTGGCCGAGGTGTGCGTGCGCACGGCGCACATGATTGCGCATTGGCAAGCTGTGGGCTTCATGCATGGCGTCATGAATACGGACAATATGTCGATCCTGGGCCTGACCCTCGATTACGGCCCGTTCGGCTTCATGGAAGCGTTCGATACCGAGCACATCTGCAACCACACAGACCAGCAAGGCCGCTATTCCTACGCCAACCAGCCGCAGGTGGGCCACTGGAATTGCTATGCGCTGGGCCAGGCCCTGCTGCCGCTGATCGGCGAAGTGGCCGAGGCGCAAGCGGCGCTGGACACGTACCAGAGCGCCTTTGCGGAGAAGATGAATACCTTGCTGCGCGCCAAGCTGGGCTTGCGCACGCAACACGACGACGATACGCAACTATTCGACAGCATGTTTGCGCTGATGCAAACCAACCACGTGGATTTCACCAACTTCTTCCGCACCCTGGCGACACTGCAAGTAGATGCTCCCGAGCACGACACGGTGCTGCGCGACATGTTCATCGACCGCCCCGCCTTCGATACATGGGCGGCGCAATACCGCACGCGCCTGCGGCAGGAGCACAGCGTCGATGCCGAAAGGCAAGAGGCGATGAACCTGGTCAACCCGAAATACGTGCTGCGCAACTACCTGGCGCAAGTGGCCATCGAAAAAGCCCAGCAGCACGATTACACGGAAGTGGCGACATTGCTGGAAATACTGCAAAAGCCATTTGACGAACAGCCCGAACACCAGCACTATGCGGCCCTGCCGCCCGACTGGGCCAGCCACCTTGAAGTCAGTTGCTCATCCTGAGGAGTCATTATGACCACGAATAAAGTCAAAAAAACCGACGCCGAATGGCGCGCCATGCTCGACGCGATGCAATACGAAGTCACGCGCCATGCGGCCACGGAACGGGCCTTCACGGGCAAGTTCTGGGACCACCACGAACACGGCGTCTACACCTGCGTCTGCTGCAACACGCCCCTGTTCGCGTCGGATACGAAGTTCGATTCGGGCTGCGGCTGGCCCAGCTATTTCCAGGCCCTGGACCCGGCCAACGTGACGGAGATCACCGACCGCAGCCACGGCATGCTGCGCACGGAAATCATCTGCGCCGTCTGCGACGCCCACCTGGGCCACGTCTTCCCGGACGGCCCGCCGCCGACCGGCTTGCGCTATTGCATCAATTCGGCATCGTTGCGCTTCGATCCGCAGCCTTGATGCCCCAGGAATGAGCATGGAGCACGAATGTTGCTCCTAAGTCATTCCTAAGATGTTTACACCACGATCATAGTAAAGTCTCGCCATGAAATTTCTATTCGACCTATTCCCCCTGATCGCCTTCTTCGCCGCCTTCAAGCTGGGCGGCATGTATGAAGCGGCCACGCACGATTTCGTGCAGCAATATCTGTCCGGCTTCGTGTCTGGCGGCCTGATCAAGGCCGACCAGGCGCCGTGGATACTCGCCACCCTGGTCGGCATCGTCGCCACCGCCTGCCAGGTCAGCTATCTGCTGCTGCGCGGGCGCAAGGTGGACGGCATGCTGTGGCTGTCGCTGTTCATCTTTGTCGTGTTCGGCGGCGCCAGCATTTACCTGCATGACGATTTCTTCCTGAAATGGAAGCCGACCCTGATCTACTGGCTGTCCGGCCTGGCCCTGCTGATCGCCCATGTGGGATTCAAGAAAAACCTGATCCGCAAGACCATGGAAGCGCAGGTGCAATTGCCCGAAGTTGTGTGGAACCAGCTGCTGGCGGCCTGGATCATCTTCTTCGGCGCCCTCGGCGCGCTCAATTTGTTCGTCGCCTTCGTGCTGTACAAGGGCGACATGGCCGCCTGGGTCAGTTTTAAAGCGTTTGGCGCGACGGGCATCTTCTTTGCCTTCATCGTGGCGCAAACCCTGTTCCTGGCCAAACATATCAAGGAAGACGCATAATGACGAACGACACGACAACGCGCATGGAGCGCATTCGCACCCGCCTGGAAACGGCACTTTCCCCTCTGGAATGCGTGCTGGAAGACGACTCGGCGCGCCACCGGGGCCATGCGGGCGCCGCCTCGGGCGGAGGCCATTACAATCTACGCATTATTTCTAGTCAATTTGAGGGGCTCAGGCTCGTCATGCGCCATCGACTGGTGTATGATTCCGTGCACGATATGATGCATAATGAGATACATGCATTGGCGATTGTGGCCCTGGCGCCGTCCGAAGTAGTGTAAGGATGGCGTTTTGGCGTACCCGAGCCATGTTATGAATTCTTTCCATGCGTTTTTTACGAAACTTTCCCTAACAGGATTTAATAATGACTTTTAAGCCAGCCCGCTTGCTGATCGCACTACTCGCCGTTGTCGCGGTACCTGTTTTTGCGCAAAATGTTGCCGTTGTTAATGGCAAGCCTATCCCATCGTCGCGCGTTGATGCAGTCGTCAAGCAAGTCGTCGCCCAAGGCCAGCAACCGGATTCGCCGCAACTGCGCGAAGCCATCAAGAAAGACTT
Above is a genomic segment from Janthinobacterium sp. 64 containing:
- a CDS encoding protein adenylyltransferase SelO; its protein translation is MEFLIPFLPCGRPARTFAPCGKIAFQAGAPCRSILLTGIAITAHTLPLDNAFAALPPAFYTRLMPTPLPAPYFVAASAPAASLIGLDAARLAEPGFVELLSGNAVAERSLPLAAVYSGHQFGVWAGQLGDGRAILLGDIATEHGPMELQLKGAGATPYSRMGDGRAVLRSSIREFLCSEAMAALGIPTSRALSIMGSQQGIMRETVETAAVVTRMAPSFVRFGSFEHWFYRKKPDELKILADYVIDSFYPHLRAAANPYQALLAEVCVRTAHMIAHWQAVGFMHGVMNTDNMSILGLTLDYGPFGFMEAFDTEHICNHTDQQGRYSYANQPQVGHWNCYALGQALLPLIGEVAEAQAALDTYQSAFAEKMNTLLRAKLGLRTQHDDDTQLFDSMFALMQTNHVDFTNFFRTLATLQVDAPEHDTVLRDMFIDRPAFDTWAAQYRTRLRQEHSVDAERQEAMNLVNPKYVLRNYLAQVAIEKAQQHDYTEVATLLEILQKPFDEQPEHQHYAALPPDWASHLEVSCSS
- the msrB gene encoding peptide-methionine (R)-S-oxide reductase MsrB, with the translated sequence MTTNKVKKTDAEWRAMLDAMQYEVTRHAATERAFTGKFWDHHEHGVYTCVCCNTPLFASDTKFDSGCGWPSYFQALDPANVTEITDRSHGMLRTEIICAVCDAHLGHVFPDGPPPTGLRYCINSASLRFDPQP
- a CDS encoding septation protein A; protein product: MKFLFDLFPLIAFFAAFKLGGMYEAATHDFVQQYLSGFVSGGLIKADQAPWILATLVGIVATACQVSYLLLRGRKVDGMLWLSLFIFVVFGGASIYLHDDFFLKWKPTLIYWLSGLALLIAHVGFKKNLIRKTMEAQVQLPEVVWNQLLAAWIIFFGALGALNLFVAFVLYKGDMAAWVSFKAFGATGIFFAFIVAQTLFLAKHIKEDA
- a CDS encoding BolA family protein, whose product is MTNDTTTRMERIRTRLETALSPLECVLEDDSARHRGHAGAASGGGHYNLRIISSQFEGLRLVMRHRLVYDSVHDMMHNEIHALAIVALAPSEVV